The following is a genomic window from Parabacteroides johnsonii DSM 18315.
TCTATATCGACATCTACGACGATGCCTTTACCCAAAGTAAGGAGGCGGCCGAAATCTGGATCGGCGACGACGAGAACCATATCCCGATCAAGATACGTGCCAAGCTGAAGATAGGCGCGGCCGAAGTTTATTACAAATCTTCCAAAGGGCTGCGCTATCCACTCACTTCGCGGGTAGAGATCAGGAGACGGTAAGTTTGAACCTGTTTTTTTATGCTACGTCCTTCGCAGAGGAAAGACGATAAGTTCCGGAAATTCCCAAATAACCCAGTTTTCTATTCCGACTACTTGTAAACATTTATGAAAGAATAATATATCTTTGCATCCAGACACTTTTTCTCTATAATCTTAAAATACCATGTATTATGCTTATTATCACTTATTTGACCTTATTATTGTTGCTGATGGCGTGTGAGGAAACGCCACAAAAAAAACCGCTTGTTCTCTGGTACGACAGCCCAGCCCGGAATTGGGACGAGGCTCTTCCCATCGGTAACGGACGAAGTGGAGCAATGATTTTCGGGAGAACCGACAACGAACAACTCCAATTAAACGAAAACACATTATACAGCGGAGAGCCTTCGGTCGTTTTCAAAGACGTAAAAATAACACCGGAAATGTTCGACAAAGTGGTCGGGCTGATGAAAGCAGGAAAATATACAGAAGCCTCCGATCTGGTCTGCAAGAACTGGCTCGGACGCTTGCACCAGTATTATCAACCGTTCGGCGACTTGCATATCCAAAACAACAAACAAGGAGAGGCCAATCGGTATAAACGGACACTGAATATCTCAGACGCCGTTGCCACAACCGTCTACGAACAGGGCGGAACACATTACGAACGGGAAGTGTTTGCTTCCCATCCGGATAACGTGATCGTCATGCGACTGAAAAGTAATACGCCGGACGGTATCGACATCTCGCTCAATTTCACTTCTCCCCACCCGACAGCCCTGCAAAAAGGGAGGGACGACCGCCTGATCCTTCACGGGCAAGCTCCCGGCTATGTGGAACGGCGTACATTCGAGCAAATCGAACAATGGGGCGACCCATACAAACACCCTGAGCTCTACGATGCAAACGGTAAACGCAAATTTAACAAACGGATGCTTTACGGTGAGGAGATCGATGGGAAAGGGATGTTCTTCGAAGCACAATTGAAACCTGTTTTCCCAAAAGACGGGAAATGTGATATTACTGACTCCGGCATCCATGTCTACGACACGGATGAAGTCTATTTTGTGCTCAGCATGGCAACCAGTTTCAATGGTTTCGACAAAAGCCCGAGCCGAGAAGGCATAGATCCTTCAGCCAAAGCAGCCGGCATCTTGGACAAAGCGCTCTCTTATAACTATCGGACACTGAAACAACGTCATACAGAGGATTATCGTTCTCTGTTCAACCGCGTCGATTTCAAACTGGCATCTTCTCCCGAACAAAAGGCGATGCCGACCGACAAACGAATCGAGCAATTCGCCCAGACAGCCGATCCTGAACTGGCAGCCCTTCTTTTCCAGTTCGGCCGTTACCTGATGATCAGCGGATCGCGTCCGGGTGGGCAGCCTCTGAACTTGCAAGGGATGTGGAATAAAGACACGATCCCGGCCTGGAACTGTGGTTACACGATTAACATCAACACGGAAATGAATTATTGGCCTGCCGAACTGACGAACCTGTCCGAATGCCAACAGCCCCTCTTCCGGATGATCCGTGAACTCGCGGTATCGGGAGCCGAGACAGCTCGAAACATGTACAACCGTCGTGGCTGGGTTGCCCATCATAACACCTCTATCTGGCGAGAATCGCTACCAAACGACAATGTGCCGACGGCCTCTTTCTGGCCGATGGTGCAAGGCTGGCTATGCAGTCATCTATGGGAACACTACCAATTCACGCAAGACGAAACATTCCTCAAAAATGAAGCTTATCCCCTGATGAAAGGAGCAGCCGAGTTTTTTGCCGACTGGCTGATCGAGGATGAAAATGGATACCTGGTGACTCCGGTAGGTGTCTCCCCAGAAAATCGCTTCATCACGGAAGATGGACAAACGGCAGCTATGAGCATGGGGCCTACGATGGACATGGCAATCATCCGCGAAACCTTTACCCGCACGATCGAGGCCTCGGAAATGTTCAATCTGGATGAATCGTTGCGGAATGAGCTGAAAAACAAACTGGCACGTCTGCAACCCTATCAAATCGGAGAACGTGGGCAACTACAGGAGTGGATATATGATTTCAAGGAAGCGGAACCTCAACACCGCCATTTCTCCCACCTGTACGGCTTCCATCCGAGTGACCAGATCACACCGGACAAAACACCGGAATTGTTTAATGCGGTTCGCAAAACGCTCGAACTACGGGGAGACCTGGCTTCCGGCTGGTCAATGGGCTGGAAAATAAACTGCTGGGCACGCCTGCTGGACGGCAATCATGCCTACAAGATCATTGCCAACCTGTTCAATCCTGTCGGATTCGGAAACAGTGCGCATAAAGGTGGAGGACTCTTCCGGAATTTATTGTGCGCACACCCTCCTTTCCAGATCGACGGCAACTTCGGCTATACGGCAGGTGTCGTTGAAATGCTGCTGCAAAGCCACACCGGATACATTCATCTGTTGCCTGCCTTGCCCGATGTATGGAAGGAAGGTTCTGTTTCCGGTCTGAAAGCACGGGGTAACTTCGAGATCGCCATGAACTGGCAGGATGGGATATTGACAGAGGTCAAGATCCGTTCATTGTCTGGGAAGAGCTGCACGCTTCGTACCGGACAGCCTTTCACCGTTAAATCGAACGATAAAACCATAGCTACATCTAAACCGATCCAGTCAAACGGTAAAGAATATTTCCAAGTGACATTCAACACACAAAAAGGCGGAACTTACCTAATCACACAATAAACACAAAGAAATGAAACAAGCATTACCATTGATCGGAATTTCTCTTTTATCTGTTGCCAGTTCACTGGCAGCAGATAAAACGCCCAATATTATTCTAATCCTAGCCGACGATATGCGGGCTTCAGGAATGAACTTTTTAGGAAAAGAACAAGTTCAAACGCCCAATTTGGACAAGTTGGCAGGAGAAAGTACCGTATTTACCAACGCTCATATCATGGGTGGCACATCCGGAGCCGTCAGTATGCCAAGCCGAGCCATGCTGATGACCGGAAAGTATCTGTATAACCTCGAAAAACAGGGAGCAACAATCCCGGATTCACACACGATGATAGGTGAAACCCTCCAGGAAGCTGGTTACAACACTTTCCATACCGGTAAATGGCACAGTAGCTATGAAGCCCTAAACCGTTGTTTCAAAGACGGGAAAGCAATCTTTTTCGGAGGTATGTGGGACCATTGGAACGTTCCCCTATACGATTACCACTCAGATATGAATTACGGAAAACGCCGCCCAGTCATCCGTAACCAAGCAAAATCGAACAAGGTCGAATATGAGAAAGGAGAATACATGTATTCGGGAAAGCATTCAGTAGACATTTTCACCCATGAAGCCATCGAATATATTCAACAGCAAAAAGATAAAAATCAACCGTTCTTCCTATCGGTTGCCTATATGTCTCCTCATGACCCTCGGAGCATGCCGGATGAATACATGCAACGTTACGATCAGGGCCAAATACAACTTCCACCCAACTTTATGGAAAAGCACCCATTCGATAACGGAGAATTAGAAATACGTGATGAGGTATTGGCAGCTATTCCCCGCCGTCCAGATGAGATCAAAAGGCATATTAGGGAATATTATGCCATGATCTCCCATGTGGACAAACGTGTAGGCGACATTATCCAAACTCTGAAAGATAACGACTTATATGAAAACACAATCATCGTATTTGCAGGAGACAACGGGTTAGCAGTCGGACAACATGGTTTGATGGGGAAACAGAACGTTTACGAACATAGCATCGGCGTCCCTTTGATGATCAAAGCAGCCGCACAACACATCGGTAAAAAAACAGCAGACCTATGCTATTTGATAGACGTTTTCCCGACCCTTTGCGACATGCTCCAACTACCTGTGCCCCGATCGGTAGACGGTGTCAGCCTGCTTTCTTCTATAAAAGGGGGAAGGCCTATTCGCGACCATCTCTATTACTGCTACATGGATAATCAACGCAGCATTTCCGACGGGATCTGGAAACTAATCGAATATCATGTAAATGGAGAACGTACGACCCAGTTATTCAAATTGAAAGACGATCCCTGGGAAATGAACAACCTTAGCGGACAAAAAAAATACAGAAAAATAATCCAGCGTCTCCGTGAAAAAATGATCGAAGATCAAAGAAAGACAAATGATACGTCTATTTTCTGGAATAATTTCAGTTATTAATTATGTTTTCGCGCACACACCATGTTTATTTAAAAATAAACTCCTATTTTTGTGGCCTGAACACATTATAAACCATTGATATGGATAAAAAAGTAATAACCTTTGGAGAAATCATGCTTAGGCTGGCCACACCAGACTATCTCCGTTTTTGTCAGAGTGATAAATTGAATGCTACCTTTGGTGGCGGTGAAGCAAACGTTGCTGTATCACTGGCTAACTATGGTATTGCGACCGAGTTTGTAACCCGTTTGCCTAAAAACGACATTGCGCGTGCTTGCGTAATGGACCTGCGTAAGTATGGTGTTGGGACTTCTCACATCGTTTACGGCGGTGACCGCTTGGGTATCTATTTCCTGGAAACAGGTGCTGTAGCCCGCGCCAGCAAAGTCGTCTATGACCGCGCTCATTCGGCTATTTCTGAAATCCAGCCGGGAATGGTAAACTGGGAAGAAGTATTCAAGGATGCATCCTGGTTCCACTGGACAGGTATTACACCAGCTATTTCACAAGGTGCGGCAGATGCTTGCCTTGAAGCTATACAAGTAGCAAACCGTATGGGCATCCCCGTATCATGCGACCTTAATTATCGCAAGAACCTGTGGAAATATGGCAAAACCGCCTCTGAAGTGATGCCGGAATTGGTTGCCGGTTGTGATGTAATTTTAGGAAACGAAGAGGATGCAGAAAAGGTATTCGGCATCAAACCGGAAGGCTTTGACGTGACAGCAACAAACGGCGAGGTGAATGCAGCCGAGTTCGAATCCGTATGTACACAGCTGATGGCCAAATTCCCGCGTGCAAAGAAAGTGATCATCACATTGCGCGGCGCTATCAATGCCAACCACAATACATGGGGCGGTGTTCTTTATGCCGACGGCAAACTGTACCAGTCTCGTCGTTATGACATTACACATATCGTTGACCGTGTAGGCGGCGGTGACTCTTTCATGGGTGGTTTGATCTATGGTCTGCTGACTTATACGACAGACGACCAGAAAGCACTCGATTTCGCTGTTGCAGCTTCTTGCCTGAAACATACTATCTACGGCGACTTCAATCAGGTGACTGTCGATGAAGTTGAAAAACTGATGGGTGGAGATGCTTCGGGACGAGTGTCAAGGTAATTGACAATTAATTCTTCATTCTTTAATCCTTTAATTTATTAATTATGGCTCGATTCAATAAAATGCAGGTACTCGACGCGATCGTCAGCACAGGAATGGTACCTGTTTACTATAATAAGGATGTAGAAATCGCAAAGCAGGTTGTCAAAGCCTGCTATGAAGGCGGTGTCCGTGCATTCGAATTCACCAATCGCGGTGACTTCGCCCACGAAGTATTTGCCGAACTGATCAAGTTCGCTGCAAAAGAATGCCCCGATCTGGTATTAGGTGTCGGCTCTATCGTAGATGCCGGAACAGCTTCCCTGTACTTGCAATTGGGGGCCAACTTCATCGTCGGTCCGTTGTTCAATCCGGAAATTGCAAAGGTGTGCAACCGTCGCTTAGTCCCGTATACACCAGGATGCGGTTCCGTTTCGGAAATCGGTTTCGCCCAAGAAGTTGGTTGTGACTTATGCAAGATTTTCCCCGCCGGAAACGTAGGCGGACCATCGTTCGTAAAGAACATTAAAGCTCCTATGCCTTGGTCCATGATCATGGCTACAGGTGCCGTAGAACCAACGGAAGAAAATCTGTCAGCCTGGTTTAAAGCTGGCGTGACTTGCGTAGGCATGGGTTCCAAGTTGTTCCCGAAAGAAATGATTGCAGCCGGCAATTGGGAGGCAATCTCCACACTTTGCCGCGACGCACTGGCAACTATTAAAAAATATCGGTAAACGATGAGAGTGTGTCAAATATAGGTATTCATGGGACGCAGACGAGCGCAGATATTATTAATTATCAACTAAATAAATCTGCATCAGTTTGCGTATTCTGACTCATCTGCGTCCGGTAATATCAATTTGACACCCTCTCACCTATCATCCATAAATCATAAATCTAAAATCATAAATCATGAAATCCTTTCTCGATTCCAATTTCCTGCTCCAGTCCGAGACAGCTCAGAAACTGTATCACGAACATGCAGCAAAAATGCCAATCATCGATTACCATTGCCACTTGATTCCACAACAGATAGCCGACAACTACCAGTTTGCCGACTTGACAGAGATATGGCTGGGTGGTGACCATTATAAATGGCGTGCGATGCGTGCCAATGGCGTACCCGAAGAATATATCACGGGAGACAAACCGGCGTACGAGAAGTTTGAAAAATGGGCTGAAACTATGCAATATGCCATGCGCAACCCGCTATATCATTGGACTCATCTTGAACTGAGTCGTATCTTCGGCATAGACAAGGTACTGAACCCATCTACCGCCCGCGAGATATACGACGAATGTACAGCCAAATTGCAAACATCCGAATTCCGCGCTCAGGCAATTATGGAGCGTATGAACGTGGAAGTCGTATGTACGACTGACGATCCGATCGATGATTTGAAATATCACGCCCAGATCCGCCAGAGTGGTCTGAAGACCAAAGTTCTGCCAGCCTGGCGCCCGGACAAGGCAATGGCCATCGAGAATGTCGATACATATAACGAATACCTGACCAAGCTGGAAGCTGCTGCCGATATGTCGATCCTCAACTTCAAAAACTTGATCGACGCTTTGCAGAAACGTCACGACTTCTTTGCATCACAGGGCTGCAGCCTGTCTGACCACGGTCTGACCACTTTCTATGCCGAACCCTACACGGATGCAGAAATTGAGGCTATCTTCCTGAAAGCACGTATGAAGAAAGAACTGACAGCCGAAGAGATCGACAAATTCCGTTCTGCCATGCTATATGAGTTTGCTGTCATGGATGCCAAAAGCGACTGGGTACAACAGTTCCACTATGGTGCAACTCGTAACAACAACGCTCGCATGTTCAAAAAGTTAGGCCCCGATACCGGCTACGATGCGATTGGAGATGCAGAAGTTGCAACTCCGCTGGCCCGTTTCCTGAGCCGTTTGGACGAAGAAGGCGTGCTGGCAAAGTCCATTTTCTACAACTTGAACCCGCGCGACAACGAGCTGCTGATGACAACGATCTACAGCTTCAACGACGGTACGGTTCCGGGCAAGATGCAGTATGGCTCCGGCTGGTGGTTCCTGGATCAGATTCACGGTATGGAAAAACAGATGAACGCATTGTCCGACTTAGGATTGCTAAGCCGCTTTGTCGGAATGCTGACAGATTCTCGTAGTTTCCTATCCTACCCACGCCATGAATACTTCCGTCGCATCCTGTGTAACATCCTGGGCCGCGAAGTGGAAGACGGTCTGCTACCGGCATCCGAACTGCCGTTTATCGGCAAGATGGTCGAAGACATCAGTTACAATAACGCAAAAGGGTATTTCGGGTTCTAAGAAATCCTCTTGAAAAAACGGGCTGCGCCAATTTCCTGCTGGCACAGCCCGTTTCCTTATTTATACACGATTAGTTCAGATCTGTAATCATCCACTTAATGACTGCATGAAGAATCGGGATATCATTCTTACAAAGATAATATCTTTACCTGTGTACCAAACAATTTACTACTTTCTTTTCGCTTTGGCTGCTGCCTCTTTAGCTTTTTGGGCTTCGCGGCGAGCTTTTTCTTTGGCTTTCAGTTTTTCTTTGTATTCGCGTTCCTTCTGCTTACGTTCTTTTTCTTTTTGCTTCAGGCGTTCCTTATACTCACGCTCTTTCTGCTTACGCAATTCTTCACGGGCTTTGAGTTTCGCCTTACGTTCAGCTTCGACCTGTTGAAGTTTGGCTTTACGGTCGCGTTCAAGCTGTTTTTCGCGTTCGGCTTTTGCTTTCAACAAAGCTTCTTCTTCAGCCTTTTGCTTCTTCAGAAGTTCCTCATTTTCTTTTGCTTTCTTTTCCTGCAATTCTTTTTCAGCCTTCTGCTGGGCTTCAAAAGCTTTGCGGGCTTCTTCCTTGCGAGCTTCCTCTTCGGCGGCCTCACGCTTGCGAAGTTCTTCGATCTCTTTTAATGTAAGTTCCTTGGGTTGCTCGATAGGAGCGACAACAGCAGGAACGGTGTCAGATAACGCAGGAACAACCGTATCTTTAGCAGCCGGTCGTACGAAAACAGTATCCGTATCCGCAGGAAGGAGTGCTTCCTCTTTATGAACAGTCATCGTGTCTTTCACGACAGGTAATATCACAGCCTCTTCTGCGATCTGCTGTTTCTGTTGCTCTTTCGGACGAACAGTTTTCTTAATGGTTTCCCGCCTTTCTTCCTGAATTTCTGTAGTCGATGTCTCCTCCGGAATATCCTCGGAATTCTGTAATCTGACCTCTTCCGCCTCGGCCTTTGCCTCTTCTTCTTTGATCTGTTCGGCAGCCATGCGAGCTTTCCAACGGGCGGCCAATTCCGGAGTGGTCTCACCAAAGTTTTCCTGGAAGAATTCAATATATTCTTCAAGCGTCTTTCCTCGCATCAACGTTTCATAGTTATCGTCGGAGATCGGAAGAATGGCCACATTCTTGTCCAAAGCGGTCGCATAACCATCTGCTCCGTAGATCATCTTATAATAATGCAAGATCTCATCCAGATTGAAGAAGCCATGGATCGTCAACATACTCATCGGACCTGCCTCTTCAAAGCTCAAGTCGAACTCCTTCACCATAAAGTTTGCGAAATTATAAGCGGCAACGGCGAAAAGCAACTGGTTACGGTCGAGTGTTCCGGCCGGGAACATCAAGAGCATCCTATAAAAAGTGTTTGGCTCCGCCGTGAAAGTACGGGCCGAATCGGCAGCCGAAAGCATACCATCTTCACCTAAACCGAAACGCAAGTTCCAGCTCATTCCCTTGATACCACCTTGAACCATCATACGTCCGCGCAGGACACCCTTCAGCATTTCACCTGCCAGCTCCGTCACATCGGCTGTCGGATATTTCTCAACCAAGGCTTTCAAAGCATTCTTGAAACCTTCGGCATCCCCGGCCTGCACATAGGTCAGTGCTTCGAGGAACATGAACTTCGGCAACAGATCTGCCAAGGGATACTTGGCACTGACATCGCGGTAATTACGACGTACGGTGACCGTATCTTCCGCCAGGTAACTTGCATAAGTCGCCTGATAGATCGAATCCTGCACCTTATCCATCATCCGGATATTATATTCATAATTCGGGTCGGCAATTGCAATCGCATAATCCGATTCCGGAAAAGTCGTGACCAATTTATTCTTATAAGTAGTAGCAAGCACTTGGTCCCCAGAACGAAGTGCCATCAGATAGACCTGATAATAGCTTTCCAAAAGATGGCTATGCTTCGGGAAACGGCGTTCCAGTTCCTCAAAGGCTTCGGTAGCCAACGGGATATCTTCAAGCTTGTCCTTATAAATCATAGCCATGTTATAGAGACCATCTTCTATGATCACGTTAGAAGATTCGATATCTTCGGGTGTCAACGGGAGCTGCTGAATGTAATACTCACGTGTTTTCGGATCGTCGGATGCTACAGGCTCCAGCCCGAGTTCGAGCGAATCTGCCGGCATTTCGTTCGGTTCGCCCGTTTCCCCTTCAGCCATGCCTTCATTCTCGTCCATTCCGTTTTCATCGAAAGTGGACATCTCTTTTTTGCGGCGGCGCCAGTTATCTTCCAGCGCACGCCGTCCCCACTTACGCTGGAAAGCGGTCTTCCCTTGTGATACGGCTTGCGGGTTATAGAAATAAAAACCGGCCCCTCCGGATGTCGTCGGTAATGTGATACCGCCCGTCTCTGTGCCCGGCCGATCGATACCGGTTCCTTTTGCCTCCTGTTCCGCCAGATAGGCTTCTTTCTCAGCAAGCGCTTTAGCTTCTTCTTCCTCTTTTTTCACCTGCTCGATAATCTTATCGATCACAGCAAGCCGTTCAGCTTCTGGCATTTTGGCAAGGGTTTGCAAACTATCCTGCAAATGAACCGCCTCCACATGCACA
Proteins encoded in this region:
- a CDS encoding sugar kinase, with translation MDKKVITFGEIMLRLATPDYLRFCQSDKLNATFGGGEANVAVSLANYGIATEFVTRLPKNDIARACVMDLRKYGVGTSHIVYGGDRLGIYFLETGAVARASKVVYDRAHSAISEIQPGMVNWEEVFKDASWFHWTGITPAISQGAADACLEAIQVANRMGIPVSCDLNYRKNLWKYGKTASEVMPELVAGCDVILGNEEDAEKVFGIKPEGFDVTATNGEVNAAEFESVCTQLMAKFPRAKKVIITLRGAINANHNTWGGVLYADGKLYQSRRYDITHIVDRVGGGDSFMGGLIYGLLTYTTDDQKALDFAVAASCLKHTIYGDFNQVTVDEVEKLMGGDASGRVSR
- a CDS encoding bifunctional 4-hydroxy-2-oxoglutarate aldolase/2-dehydro-3-deoxy-phosphogluconate aldolase; translation: MARFNKMQVLDAIVSTGMVPVYYNKDVEIAKQVVKACYEGGVRAFEFTNRGDFAHEVFAELIKFAAKECPDLVLGVGSIVDAGTASLYLQLGANFIVGPLFNPEIAKVCNRRLVPYTPGCGSVSEIGFAQEVGCDLCKIFPAGNVGGPSFVKNIKAPMPWSMIMATGAVEPTEENLSAWFKAGVTCVGMGSKLFPKEMIAAGNWEAISTLCRDALATIKKYR
- a CDS encoding sulfatase-like hydrolase/transferase, translated to MKQALPLIGISLLSVASSLAADKTPNIILILADDMRASGMNFLGKEQVQTPNLDKLAGESTVFTNAHIMGGTSGAVSMPSRAMLMTGKYLYNLEKQGATIPDSHTMIGETLQEAGYNTFHTGKWHSSYEALNRCFKDGKAIFFGGMWDHWNVPLYDYHSDMNYGKRRPVIRNQAKSNKVEYEKGEYMYSGKHSVDIFTHEAIEYIQQQKDKNQPFFLSVAYMSPHDPRSMPDEYMQRYDQGQIQLPPNFMEKHPFDNGELEIRDEVLAAIPRRPDEIKRHIREYYAMISHVDKRVGDIIQTLKDNDLYENTIIVFAGDNGLAVGQHGLMGKQNVYEHSIGVPLMIKAAAQHIGKKTADLCYLIDVFPTLCDMLQLPVPRSVDGVSLLSSIKGGRPIRDHLYYCYMDNQRSISDGIWKLIEYHVNGERTTQLFKLKDDPWEMNNLSGQKKYRKIIQRLREKMIEDQRKTNDTSIFWNNFSY
- the uxaC gene encoding glucuronate isomerase, encoding MKSFLDSNFLLQSETAQKLYHEHAAKMPIIDYHCHLIPQQIADNYQFADLTEIWLGGDHYKWRAMRANGVPEEYITGDKPAYEKFEKWAETMQYAMRNPLYHWTHLELSRIFGIDKVLNPSTAREIYDECTAKLQTSEFRAQAIMERMNVEVVCTTDDPIDDLKYHAQIRQSGLKTKVLPAWRPDKAMAIENVDTYNEYLTKLEAAADMSILNFKNLIDALQKRHDFFASQGCSLSDHGLTTFYAEPYTDAEIEAIFLKARMKKELTAEEIDKFRSAMLYEFAVMDAKSDWVQQFHYGATRNNNARMFKKLGPDTGYDAIGDAEVATPLARFLSRLDEEGVLAKSIFYNLNPRDNELLMTTIYSFNDGTVPGKMQYGSGWWFLDQIHGMEKQMNALSDLGLLSRFVGMLTDSRSFLSYPRHEYFRRILCNILGREVEDGLLPASELPFIGKMVEDISYNNAKGYFGF
- a CDS encoding glycoside hydrolase family 95 protein — translated: MLIITYLTLLLLLMACEETPQKKPLVLWYDSPARNWDEALPIGNGRSGAMIFGRTDNEQLQLNENTLYSGEPSVVFKDVKITPEMFDKVVGLMKAGKYTEASDLVCKNWLGRLHQYYQPFGDLHIQNNKQGEANRYKRTLNISDAVATTVYEQGGTHYEREVFASHPDNVIVMRLKSNTPDGIDISLNFTSPHPTALQKGRDDRLILHGQAPGYVERRTFEQIEQWGDPYKHPELYDANGKRKFNKRMLYGEEIDGKGMFFEAQLKPVFPKDGKCDITDSGIHVYDTDEVYFVLSMATSFNGFDKSPSREGIDPSAKAAGILDKALSYNYRTLKQRHTEDYRSLFNRVDFKLASSPEQKAMPTDKRIEQFAQTADPELAALLFQFGRYLMISGSRPGGQPLNLQGMWNKDTIPAWNCGYTININTEMNYWPAELTNLSECQQPLFRMIRELAVSGAETARNMYNRRGWVAHHNTSIWRESLPNDNVPTASFWPMVQGWLCSHLWEHYQFTQDETFLKNEAYPLMKGAAEFFADWLIEDENGYLVTPVGVSPENRFITEDGQTAAMSMGPTMDMAIIRETFTRTIEASEMFNLDESLRNELKNKLARLQPYQIGERGQLQEWIYDFKEAEPQHRHFSHLYGFHPSDQITPDKTPELFNAVRKTLELRGDLASGWSMGWKINCWARLLDGNHAYKIIANLFNPVGFGNSAHKGGGLFRNLLCAHPPFQIDGNFGYTAGVVEMLLQSHTGYIHLLPALPDVWKEGSVSGLKARGNFEIAMNWQDGILTEVKIRSLSGKSCTLRTGQPFTVKSNDKTIATSKPIQSNGKEYFQVTFNTQKGGTYLITQ
- the porW gene encoding type IX secretion system periplasmic lipoprotein PorW/SprE, whose product is MKKGFYYIIALLIVSLFWSCSTKKNTKASRFYHAFNSRYNIYFNGKTSFDEALLSMQNGYKESYSDMILMYPISAEPKDKPETGGPFDRAIEKSNKAIKLHSIKAKPPKKPGWRNDPKQRAWQEQEEYNPFLKKCWLMMGQAQFYNADFLQASATFSYIARHYAHDEEVVAEARLWQARCYSEMEWFYEAEDILGKLNTNGIPRKNLNQYATVYADYLVKNKQYEEAVPYFKTAIKAEKNRLQRTRMKYLLGQIYAEQDQNGLAYQMFGQVIKANPPYELEFAARIRQTEVFTGGNYQKVIKMLGRMAKSDKNKDLLDQVYYALGNVYMSREDTVNAIKNYELGVEKSTQNGLDKAICQIKLGDLYFQKRDYVKAQPNFSGALSGIQKEYKDYERVSKLSAILDELVVHVEAVHLQDSLQTLAKMPEAERLAVIDKIIEQVKKEEEEAKALAEKEAYLAEQEAKGTGIDRPGTETGGITLPTTSGGAGFYFYNPQAVSQGKTAFQRKWGRRALEDNWRRRKKEMSTFDENGMDENEGMAEGETGEPNEMPADSLELGLEPVASDDPKTREYYIQQLPLTPEDIESSNVIIEDGLYNMAMIYKDKLEDIPLATEAFEELERRFPKHSHLLESYYQVYLMALRSGDQVLATTYKNKLVTTFPESDYAIAIADPNYEYNIRMMDKVQDSIYQATYASYLAEDTVTVRRNYRDVSAKYPLADLLPKFMFLEALTYVQAGDAEGFKNALKALVEKYPTADVTELAGEMLKGVLRGRMMVQGGIKGMSWNLRFGLGEDGMLSAADSARTFTAEPNTFYRMLLMFPAGTLDRNQLLFAVAAYNFANFMVKEFDLSFEEAGPMSMLTIHGFFNLDEILHYYKMIYGADGYATALDKNVAILPISDDNYETLMRGKTLEEYIEFFQENFGETTPELAARWKARMAAEQIKEEEAKAEAEEVRLQNSEDIPEETSTTEIQEERRETIKKTVRPKEQQKQQIAEEAVILPVVKDTMTVHKEEALLPADTDTVFVRPAAKDTVVPALSDTVPAVVAPIEQPKELTLKEIEELRKREAAEEEARKEEARKAFEAQQKAEKELQEKKAKENEELLKKQKAEEEALLKAKAEREKQLERDRKAKLQQVEAERKAKLKAREELRKQKEREYKERLKQKEKERKQKEREYKEKLKAKEKARREAQKAKEAAAKAKRK